One region of Paucibacter aquatile genomic DNA includes:
- the nrdR gene encoding transcriptional regulator NrdR: MRCPFCNHGETQVAETRESDEGDVVRRRRRCLGCDKRFTTYERAEIALPVVVKKDGTRADFDSRKVRASMQLALRKRPVSIEQIDAALLRIEEALLTSGARELPSTKLGELVMRELKRIDKVAYVRFASVYRSFEDVDEFRQLIREI, translated from the coding sequence ATGCGCTGCCCCTTTTGCAATCACGGAGAAACCCAGGTCGCCGAGACCCGGGAATCGGATGAAGGCGATGTGGTGCGCCGTCGGCGTCGCTGCCTGGGTTGCGACAAGCGATTCACCACTTACGAGCGGGCAGAAATTGCCCTGCCCGTGGTGGTCAAGAAAGACGGCACGCGCGCGGACTTTGACTCCCGCAAGGTTCGCGCATCCATGCAACTGGCGCTGCGCAAGCGCCCTGTTAGCATCGAGCAAATCGACGCCGCCCTGCTGCGCATCGAAGAAGCCCTGCTGACCAGCGGCGCCCGCGAACTGCCTTCGACCAAGCTCGGCGAGCTGGTCATGCGCGAACTCAAGCGCATCGACAAGGTGGCCTATGTCCGCTTCGCGTCCGTGTACCGCAGCTTTGAAGATGTGGACGAGTTCCGCCAGCTGATCCGCGAGATCTGA
- a CDS encoding GspH/FimT family pseudopilin: MRKPSQRMQQTGFTVLEASISLLISALLASQAIPALGKLKQRQSLNGVAQTVMTDLQQARSEAVLNGSNVHLKFSSHASGTCYVLHSGPSSSCSCEESGQAVCTGEGQVVKSEWFPTRGEVAIRANVSGLSYSPRQGTTSSTGSIDIHHRNGDVIRHVVSITGRVRSCAPGQAHSGLQTC, translated from the coding sequence ATGCGCAAGCCCAGCCAACGGATGCAGCAAACAGGTTTCACCGTGCTGGAAGCCAGCATCAGCCTCCTGATCTCCGCGCTTCTGGCCTCACAAGCCATACCCGCCCTGGGCAAGCTCAAGCAGCGCCAGTCCCTGAACGGCGTCGCCCAGACCGTGATGACCGATCTGCAGCAGGCGCGCAGCGAGGCCGTGCTGAATGGCAGCAATGTCCACCTCAAATTCAGCAGCCACGCTTCGGGTACCTGCTACGTGCTGCACTCCGGCCCCAGTTCCTCATGCAGCTGCGAGGAATCCGGGCAGGCGGTCTGCACGGGCGAAGGGCAAGTTGTGAAGTCGGAATGGTTCCCGACTCGGGGCGAGGTGGCGATTCGCGCAAACGTCAGCGGCCTGAGCTACAGCCCGCGCCAAGGCACAACGAGCAGCACGGGAAGCATCGACATCCACCATCGCAACGGCGACGTGATTCGCCACGTGGTCAGCATCACCGGTCGAGTGCGCAGCTGCGCACCGGGCCAAGCGCACTCCGGCCTCCAAACCTGCTGA
- a CDS encoding type IV pilin protein, producing the protein MESPDNSLLAPDSRTSSAKGFTLIELMIAVAIIGILTAVALPSYREYMNRSRRSDAISALTQVTQAQERWRANRSAYASSFSDLGLNFPSNRTPAGHYTLSIAGIGTAPNVAFDSGYTVTATPVSGTPQANDSKCATISIQVRGGQLYYLASDSSGSSNTQCWPK; encoded by the coding sequence ATGGAATCTCCCGACAATTCACTGCTCGCGCCTGACTCACGCACGTCTTCCGCGAAAGGCTTCACGCTGATTGAGCTCATGATTGCAGTGGCCATCATCGGCATCTTGACGGCCGTTGCGCTGCCGAGCTATCGCGAATACATGAATCGCAGTCGTCGCTCTGATGCCATCAGTGCGTTGACGCAAGTCACGCAAGCCCAGGAACGTTGGCGCGCGAATCGCAGCGCCTACGCCAGCAGTTTCTCGGACTTGGGTCTCAATTTCCCGAGCAATCGCACGCCTGCCGGCCACTACACGCTAAGCATCGCCGGCATCGGCACCGCACCCAATGTAGCCTTTGACTCCGGCTACACCGTAACTGCCACGCCGGTCAGCGGCACGCCTCAAGCCAACGACAGCAAGTGCGCAACGATCTCGATTCAGGTGCGAGGGGGGCAGCTTTACTACCTCGCCAGCGACTCCAGTGGAAGTAGCAACACGCAATGTTGGCCGAAATGA
- a CDS encoding pilus assembly FimT family protein yields the protein MKIRNAYTKHFKPFAMRRLRVSGFSLVELLVGLAILGVLLALAAPSLADFINRRRVEAVAAELATDLAYARTEAAVRSEQVYVRFRSDDNLTCYSISYWSGIGMCDCLREAGTSCGSGLSSAYELKINQLRRSLGVTMTPSQAENPFGFSGTQLRSSDPNFYVTVAGSRGATLLVKTNAAGRVLTCSPSGSGNIPGYQTCPANSQ from the coding sequence ATGAAGATACGCAACGCATATACGAAGCATTTCAAGCCCTTTGCCATGCGCAGGCTCCGGGTTAGCGGCTTTTCTCTCGTCGAGTTGCTGGTGGGCCTCGCGATTCTTGGCGTTTTGCTTGCCTTGGCAGCCCCCTCCTTGGCTGATTTCATCAATCGCCGTCGAGTCGAGGCGGTGGCTGCAGAACTGGCCACTGATTTGGCCTATGCACGAACAGAGGCTGCCGTTCGTTCCGAACAGGTTTATGTTCGGTTCAGAAGCGACGACAACCTCACCTGCTACTCGATTTCCTACTGGTCAGGGATCGGTATGTGCGACTGCCTGCGAGAAGCGGGAACAAGTTGCGGCAGCGGCCTTTCATCAGCTTACGAGCTCAAGATCAATCAATTACGGCGCTCTCTCGGCGTCACCATGACGCCCAGCCAGGCAGAAAACCCCTTCGGCTTTTCCGGCACCCAACTCAGATCCAGCGATCCCAACTTCTATGTCACGGTGGCTGGCTCACGTGGCGCGACTCTGCTGGTCAAGACGAATGCTGCCGGCCGGGTTCTGACCTGCTCGCCGAGTGGCAGCGGCAACATTCCTGGATACCAGACATGCCCGGCCAACAGTCAATGA
- a CDS encoding PilW family protein, translating into MPGQQSMMRNGLMNERRRQRGLSLIELMVGITVGMIVVAAASLMMTSQLKEHKLLVLETQLQQDLRAAGDLILRDLRRAGFWAMPQNGVWAEGSFAAPTPNPYASVTSGGNAQNGSLEFQYSRHLANRDNAAGYPNPEDGAINDNTERFGFKLEDGILKVRLGAAWQPITDPATLTITAFQVQLQTQNLPLQQFCELTCPPGTACPLLQVRQVSINLVGQAVHDSSVVRSIQLSGRVRNDNVAGACPAVPA; encoded by the coding sequence ATGCCCGGCCAACAGTCAATGATGCGCAACGGGCTCATGAACGAGAGGCGCCGTCAACGCGGACTGAGTTTGATTGAACTCATGGTCGGCATCACGGTCGGAATGATCGTGGTGGCTGCAGCGAGTCTGATGATGACGAGCCAGCTGAAGGAACACAAACTGTTGGTACTGGAAACCCAGTTGCAACAAGACCTGCGAGCAGCTGGAGATTTGATATTGCGAGACTTGAGGCGAGCCGGGTTTTGGGCGATGCCACAGAACGGCGTTTGGGCAGAAGGGAGCTTTGCGGCCCCAACTCCCAATCCATATGCCAGTGTAACCAGTGGCGGAAACGCCCAAAATGGATCCCTAGAGTTTCAGTATTCACGTCATCTGGCCAATCGAGATAACGCAGCTGGGTATCCAAATCCAGAAGACGGCGCCATCAACGACAACACAGAGCGCTTTGGATTCAAATTGGAAGATGGGATTCTCAAGGTGCGCCTCGGCGCAGCATGGCAGCCAATAACAGACCCAGCCACTCTGACAATTACGGCCTTTCAGGTTCAACTGCAAACCCAAAACCTCCCACTTCAGCAGTTCTGTGAGCTTACTTGCCCCCCCGGAACGGCATGCCCCTTGCTTCAGGTCCGACAGGTCAGCATCAACCTGGTGGGTCAAGCGGTGCACGACAGCAGTGTGGTCCGGAGCATTCAACTGAGTGGCCGCGTGAGAAATGACAATGTTGCAGGGGCCTGCCCGGCCGTTCCAGCATGA
- a CDS encoding PilX N-terminal domain-containing pilus assembly protein, whose protein sequence is MLSTPSHGQDTQVGAATLVVVMVLFLVMAMVAAFANRNLIFEQRIASNYYRGSVAMEAADAGVAWTEAQLNGLNVDAACQPTMAAGANRFRDRYLSVDPNTQKLQVSIPPASNTVYFADCSLVAGQGWQCRCPGMGAWTVNAGVAAASAMQPNFRIQLMNQTRADARRPGTIRILSRACSSSGTTSLANGVVQSDCDNELARREKQLGSNWIETDFGFVSALKMPPAAPLTLAGGVASGAAGLGLHNSSPSSSGILLVAGGSAAGLDNSRLDSIPGTPGHLAVITNDSTLAATSATPGRFFSMHFGMSMNSYINQPAMRQVICPAAPGDCAAILLGEYNRGVRMAWVIGPMALSSNITLGTAASPMLVVVMGGLQLSGPMQLTGLFYATGDVTWASPIGQLSLLNGALMSEGNLTVSGNVDIWYQAGIIDALKNRTGSFVRLPGSWWN, encoded by the coding sequence GTGCTTTCAACTCCGTCGCATGGTCAAGACACGCAAGTAGGCGCTGCCACCCTGGTCGTGGTCATGGTTCTTTTTTTAGTGATGGCCATGGTGGCAGCGTTTGCTAATCGCAATTTGATCTTCGAGCAACGCATTGCCAGTAACTACTACCGCGGCAGTGTCGCCATGGAAGCAGCGGATGCAGGTGTGGCCTGGACAGAAGCCCAGCTGAATGGCTTGAATGTTGACGCAGCCTGTCAGCCAACTATGGCCGCAGGCGCAAATCGCTTCAGAGACCGCTATCTAAGTGTGGACCCCAACACACAGAAGCTGCAAGTATCGATCCCTCCCGCCAGCAACACCGTGTACTTTGCTGACTGCTCCTTAGTCGCCGGTCAAGGGTGGCAATGCAGATGCCCTGGCATGGGCGCTTGGACTGTCAATGCAGGTGTGGCGGCAGCCAGTGCGATGCAACCAAACTTCAGAATCCAACTCATGAACCAGACCCGGGCAGATGCTCGAAGACCCGGCACGATTCGCATCCTGTCCAGGGCTTGCTCAAGCAGCGGCACAACTTCGCTTGCCAATGGCGTCGTGCAAAGCGATTGCGACAACGAACTGGCTCGACGTGAGAAACAGCTGGGTTCAAACTGGATCGAGACCGATTTTGGGTTTGTCAGCGCCTTGAAGATGCCTCCGGCAGCACCACTGACACTGGCGGGAGGTGTGGCGAGCGGGGCAGCAGGATTAGGCCTGCACAACAGTTCGCCATCCAGCAGCGGCATCCTGCTCGTCGCTGGAGGAAGTGCTGCTGGGCTGGACAACAGCCGACTAGATAGTATTCCCGGCACACCTGGCCACCTGGCGGTGATCACCAATGACTCTACGCTGGCTGCGACGAGCGCCACGCCTGGTCGCTTTTTCTCCATGCATTTCGGCATGTCGATGAACAGCTACATCAATCAGCCGGCCATGCGACAAGTCATCTGCCCTGCGGCGCCAGGAGACTGTGCAGCCATTTTGCTGGGGGAGTACAACCGTGGCGTGCGCATGGCGTGGGTCATTGGGCCAATGGCGCTGTCCAGCAACATCACCCTGGGCACAGCAGCAAGCCCCATGCTCGTCGTCGTCATGGGCGGCCTGCAACTGAGTGGCCCCATGCAGTTGACCGGTCTCTTCTACGCCACAGGCGATGTGACGTGGGCAAGCCCCATTGGACAACTTTCACTTTTGAATGGTGCCCTGATGTCCGAGGGCAATTTGACAGTCAGCGGCAATGTCGATATCTGGTACCAAGCCGGCATCATTGATGCTTTGAAGAACCGAACGGGCAGCTTTGTGCGCCTGCCGGGCAGTTGGTGGAACTGA
- a CDS encoding type IV pilus modification PilV family protein, producing MSSTRHSQACAAKRRTARGVTLIEALVAMLIMTFGMVALVGIQSSMRRGADLAKQRGEALRIAQQDIETARGYWTLPTTVAAPAGTVSYQGLVTQAANNQAGNPNSNATFTLTRTVTNWVDWPATQPQALPSMKALTVQVSWLDRANEIQQVELNTFIAKADPALAGSLSVPAVSSPTRRPGERDASIPVQAKDLGNKTSVFVPGPTATVAWVFNNLTGVITGRCTVAMGTSSSSLTLQDVESCSNNTVGYLLSGTIRFSNSLRPDPAHPEGFALPLDVVITNSRLADAIAAPTVQQCFDDAPTSPSSTMPFVSYNCFIEPNNGTPRIWSGRAELSGIELTGANARKVCRYSADYDGNGSISNAEHPENYDAVSSSLARQNFLVINASVSRCPTGAAVDPDNGVFVNSNTELQQAAPAQP from the coding sequence ATGAGCTCAACCAGACACAGCCAAGCCTGCGCAGCCAAGCGCCGCACTGCCCGCGGTGTGACCTTGATCGAGGCCCTGGTGGCCATGCTCATCATGACTTTCGGCATGGTTGCGCTTGTAGGCATTCAGAGTTCTATGCGCCGAGGAGCCGATCTGGCCAAGCAGCGCGGCGAAGCGCTGCGTATTGCACAGCAGGACATTGAGACAGCGCGAGGCTACTGGACGCTGCCTACGACAGTCGCGGCGCCGGCTGGCACTGTGAGTTACCAAGGCCTGGTCACGCAGGCTGCCAACAACCAAGCTGGAAACCCCAACAGCAATGCCACCTTCACGCTGACACGCACAGTCACTAACTGGGTTGACTGGCCCGCTACCCAACCCCAGGCGCTGCCCAGCATGAAGGCCTTGACAGTGCAGGTCTCGTGGCTGGATCGAGCCAATGAAATACAGCAAGTCGAGCTGAATACCTTCATCGCCAAAGCTGACCCAGCTTTGGCCGGCTCACTCTCGGTGCCTGCTGTGTCTTCTCCAACTCGCCGTCCTGGAGAACGCGACGCCAGCATCCCGGTCCAAGCCAAGGACCTCGGCAACAAGACCAGCGTGTTCGTGCCCGGCCCCACGGCGACGGTGGCTTGGGTGTTCAACAACCTGACCGGCGTGATCACCGGGCGCTGCACGGTGGCCATGGGCACATCGTCGAGCAGCCTGACCTTGCAAGACGTCGAGTCTTGTTCGAACAACACGGTGGGCTATTTGCTGAGTGGCACCATTCGTTTCTCGAACAGCCTCCGCCCGGACCCGGCCCATCCGGAAGGCTTTGCCTTGCCGCTGGATGTGGTGATCACCAACAGCCGGCTTGCCGACGCGATTGCGGCCCCGACCGTGCAGCAATGCTTCGACGATGCGCCGACCAGCCCCTCCTCGACCATGCCCTTCGTGAGCTACAACTGCTTCATCGAGCCCAACAACGGCACACCGAGAATCTGGTCCGGCCGGGCAGAACTCAGCGGCATCGAATTGACGGGAGCCAATGCCCGCAAGGTCTGCCGCTACAGCGCTGACTACGACGGCAATGGCAGCATCAGCAATGCGGAGCACCCGGAAAACTACGACGCCGTGAGCTCCTCGCTGGCGCGGCAGAACTTCCTGGTCATCAATGCCAGCGTGAGCCGCTGCCCGACTGGCGCAGCCGTCGATCCGGACAACGGCGTGTTCGTCAACAGCAACACCGAGCTCCAACAAGCGGCGCCCGCGCAACCCTGA
- a CDS encoding recombination-associated protein RdgC: MFKNLMVYRIGADWQITVEQIEESLAKSVFVECGATQAQSLGWTSPRGIPHAPLVEDIGGHWLLKLMLEQRVLPGSVVRKRTDELAARVEQETGRKPGKKQTKDLKEQATLELLPQAFTKQSSIRVWIAPAQQLLMIDAGSASRAEEVVTLLVKALDGLNLHLIQTAESPAVCMAAWLMDGVPPEGFTIDRECELKSGDEMKSVVRYARHALDIEEVRQHLQSGKAPTRLAMSWKDRVSFMLTDTLQIKKISFLDLAFEGRDTPEKDEAFDADAALATGELCKLIPELIDGLGGEHDFFAAGAALAALPANASPSTDPTGSESANQTLETAPWD; encoded by the coding sequence GTGTTCAAGAATTTGATGGTGTACCGCATCGGTGCGGATTGGCAGATCACGGTAGAGCAGATCGAGGAAAGCCTGGCGAAGTCCGTTTTCGTCGAGTGCGGCGCCACCCAGGCGCAGTCGCTGGGCTGGACTTCACCGCGCGGCATCCCTCATGCACCCCTGGTCGAAGACATCGGCGGTCACTGGCTGCTGAAGCTGATGCTGGAGCAGCGCGTGCTGCCCGGCTCGGTGGTGCGCAAGCGCACCGATGAGCTGGCCGCCCGCGTCGAGCAGGAAACCGGCCGCAAGCCCGGAAAAAAACAGACCAAGGATCTCAAGGAGCAGGCCACGCTGGAACTGCTGCCCCAGGCCTTTACCAAACAATCCTCCATCCGAGTCTGGATCGCGCCGGCTCAGCAGCTCCTGATGATCGACGCCGGCAGTGCCAGCCGGGCCGAAGAGGTGGTCACTTTGCTGGTCAAGGCACTCGACGGCCTGAACCTGCACCTGATCCAGACCGCCGAATCGCCCGCCGTCTGCATGGCCGCCTGGTTGATGGACGGTGTGCCGCCCGAGGGCTTCACCATCGACCGCGAGTGCGAACTCAAGAGCGGCGACGAAATGAAATCCGTGGTGCGCTACGCTCGCCATGCGCTGGACATTGAAGAGGTGCGTCAGCATCTGCAAAGCGGCAAGGCCCCCACCCGCCTGGCCATGAGCTGGAAGGACCGTGTGTCCTTCATGCTCACCGACACCTTGCAAATCAAGAAGATCAGCTTCCTCGACCTCGCCTTCGAAGGCCGCGACACGCCCGAGAAGGACGAGGCTTTTGATGCCGACGCCGCCCTGGCCACCGGCGAGCTGTGCAAGCTCATCCCCGAGCTAATCGACGGCCTCGGTGGCGAGCATGACTTCTTTGCTGCGGGTGCTGCATTGGCCGCCCTGCCCGCAAACGCAAGCCCGAGCACCGACCCGACCGGCAGCGAATCTGCCAACCAGACGCTCGAAACCGCGCCCTGGGACTGA
- the ribD gene encoding bifunctional diaminohydroxyphosphoribosylaminopyrimidine deaminase/5-amino-6-(5-phosphoribosylamino)uracil reductase RibD yields the protein MRHALSLAERAIGLTDPNPRVGCVIVAADGRLLGQGHTQAAGQAHAEVMALRDAQARGESVLGATAYVTLEPCAHHGRTPPCCDALVAAGLGHVVVALEDSNPQVAGQGMARLRAAGVQAEWVEDPALSTAARELNLGFLSRMQRGRPFVRMKMAASLDGRTALENGVSQWITGPAARQDGHAWRKRAGAVLSGIGTVRDDDPRLDVRLVDTVLQPLRVIVDSRLEISPAARLLQPPGQVVLCHALESLEGHATAVALLEKGAELISLPGPGGKVDLPALLDELGRRGINELHVEAGHKLNGSLLRTGLVDELLVYLAPLLLGPGRELAALPALSQLDQAQRWQWQECTPIGEDLRLRARPLRD from the coding sequence ATGCGCCATGCCCTGAGCCTGGCCGAACGTGCGATCGGCCTGACCGACCCCAACCCGCGGGTCGGCTGCGTGATCGTCGCGGCCGATGGGCGGCTGCTCGGCCAAGGCCACACCCAGGCCGCCGGCCAGGCCCATGCCGAGGTGATGGCCTTGCGCGATGCGCAAGCACGCGGCGAATCGGTGCTGGGCGCGACCGCCTACGTCACGCTCGAGCCCTGCGCCCACCACGGGCGCACGCCGCCCTGCTGTGATGCCTTGGTCGCCGCCGGCCTGGGCCACGTGGTCGTCGCCCTGGAAGACAGCAACCCGCAGGTGGCCGGCCAGGGCATGGCACGGCTGCGCGCCGCTGGCGTGCAGGCCGAGTGGGTGGAAGACCCCGCTCTCAGCACGGCAGCGCGCGAGCTGAACCTCGGCTTTCTCTCGCGCATGCAGCGCGGCCGGCCCTTTGTGCGCATGAAGATGGCCGCCTCCCTGGACGGCCGCACGGCTCTGGAAAACGGCGTCAGCCAATGGATCACCGGCCCGGCCGCCCGCCAGGACGGACATGCCTGGCGCAAGCGCGCGGGCGCCGTGCTCAGCGGCATTGGCACCGTGCGCGATGACGACCCGCGGCTGGATGTGCGCCTGGTCGACACCGTCTTGCAACCGCTGCGCGTCATCGTTGACTCCCGGCTTGAAATATCGCCCGCGGCCCGGTTGCTGCAGCCACCGGGTCAGGTCGTGCTCTGCCACGCGCTTGAATCGCTGGAAGGGCATGCAACGGCCGTTGCCCTGCTCGAGAAAGGCGCCGAGTTGATCAGCCTTCCGGGCCCGGGTGGCAAGGTCGATCTGCCCGCCTTGCTCGACGAACTGGGCCGGCGCGGCATCAACGAGCTGCATGTCGAAGCCGGGCACAAGCTCAACGGCTCCCTGCTGCGCACTGGCTTGGTGGACGAACTCCTGGTCTACCTGGCCCCCCTGCTGCTGGGTCCGGGGCGCGAACTGGCTGCCCTGCCCGCCCTCAGCCAGCTCGACCAGGCCCAGCGCTGGCAATGGCAAGAATGCACGCCG